The genomic DNA GGCACGTCCATTCCGCTGAGCGTGCACAGCAGCGTGCTCTTGCCGCTGCCGCTGGTCCCCATGATCGCGACGTATTCGCCTTGGAAGATCTCCACGTCGACGCCGCGAAGAGCTTCGACATTCCCGTTGGGATAGACTTTTCGCAGTCCCTTGCATTGCAGCAGTGGTTGCGTTTGTTCGTTGGTTTTATTCATAGCGTAGGCCCTCCGATGGCAGCAGACGCGAAGCGCGCCAGGCTGGATAGGCGGCACCGATTAGGCCGACAAAAAATGCGATCGTCATTCCCGCGGCAAGGACCCAGGGGGCGATGTGTCCGCTGAGGAAGCCGTTGACTTGCGGCATTTTGGTGATGTAGTGGCTGCCGACGATGGCGACACCCGCCCCGAGTGCGGCGCCGAAGATGCTGAGCACAATCGATTCGCCGACGATCATCGCGATCACGCGACCGCGTCGCCAGCCCATCGCGCGAAGCACGCTGATCTCGCGGATCCGCTCCATCACGCTCATGATCATCGTGTTCAGCATCCCGATCGTGCCGACGCCGACCGCGATCAGCGACGTGACCCAGGCCATGGCTCGGGTCAGTTTCAGTTGGAAGTTGTCGCGGACGTAATCGTCGGTCGATGAGGCGTCCAGGTTCAGACTGTTGCCATCGGCATCGTTTAGGTTGTCGATCCGTTCGCAGACCGCTTCGATCGCATCGGCATCCGCTTTGATCTCCGGATCGACTTGAACTGAAAAGCCGGTCACGCTCCCTTCTCGCAACATCAGGTCTTGCAGACGCCGCAGCAGCATGATCGCGGCACCGCGTTTGAGCAGCGTCTTGGAGTCGTAGATGCCGACGACGTTAAACGTCTCGTCTTGGATCTCGATCGGTTGATTGACTTTGGCGTGCATCTTTTCGGCTAACGCTTCGCCCAGCATGACCGCATCGACATCGTCGGGCTCCAGCGACCGGCCCTCGATGATCTCGATATCGTTGAAAGCGAAGGTGCCATGTTTCCAGCCTTGCAGCAGGACGGGGACCTGGTTGTCGTCGATCTCCATCGCGATCTGTTCCAGCAGACCTTGGGAGACGGCAGCGACGCCGGGGACTTTGCGGATGTCGTCGGCGACCGCTTCGTTCATGTCGCCAGCGATCTGCAGCAGCGATCCTTTGGGAGAGATCACGATGTCGGAGCCTTCGTTTTTGAAGGACTGCAGAACGGCGGATTGAAAGTCGTCCGAAACGCCCAGCAGCGCGATCGTGGTCGCGACGGCGACGGCGATCCCGCACATCGTCAACAGCGATCGAGCTTTGCGACGCAGCAGGTTCTTCAGAATGAAAGTTGCAAAATTCACGGTGTGGTCACAGTTTTGATGGTGAGTTGTGCTTCATTGGTCGCCGTTCGCTCCGCGAAAGTGCGGATGCGAAACGTCTTTTCGAGGAGCGAAAGGCGACCGTGGGGAAGCGAATTGCGTGTTGTTTGCGGTGGTAGTGTTATCGGCGGGCGAGTTCGGCCAGGAACGATTTCGTTTCGGCGACGATCGCCTTGGGGTTTTCGAGCGGTGCCAAGTGGTTGGCCTCGGGGATCACGGCTTGTCGGCAATCGGCAAGCCGTTCGTTTAAAAACTTGCTGGTCGCTTCGAAGGGAGAGTGTTCATCGTACAGTGCCAGGACGGGAACGCTAGTTGCCGCGATTCGATCGGCGTCGAGCCCCGCGGTGGCGAAGGTGTCGGTTCCGGCGGAGGTCCCCGACAGGCGAACGAGGCTCGAGAGCCAACGCTCACCGATCGGCCCAAGCTGTTCGCGCAGATGCTTTCGCTGACGGTCGTCCCAGCTGCCGACGATCGAGAACAGGTGAGGGAAATCGACGACCGGGCCGATGTCGGTGTCGACCTGCAGCAGCGTCTCGCGGAGGCTGGTCCAAACGCTCGCCTGTCCCATGTTCGGTTCCAGCGATTGCAGGCCGGGGAAATAGGCGTCCGAGAGGATGATCGCGCGGACGCGGTCGGGGTGCAGCGACGCGAGGTGAGTCGCTACGACGCCGCCAAAGCTGTGT from Rosistilla carotiformis includes the following:
- a CDS encoding ABC transporter permease, coding for MNFATFILKNLLRRKARSLLTMCGIAVAVATTIALLGVSDDFQSAVLQSFKNEGSDIVISPKGSLLQIAGDMNEAVADDIRKVPGVAAVSQGLLEQIAMEIDDNQVPVLLQGWKHGTFAFNDIEIIEGRSLEPDDVDAVMLGEALAEKMHAKVNQPIEIQDETFNVVGIYDSKTLLKRGAAIMLLRRLQDLMLREGSVTGFSVQVDPEIKADADAIEAVCERIDNLNDADGNSLNLDASSTDDYVRDNFQLKLTRAMAWVTSLIAVGVGTIGMLNTMIMSVMERIREISVLRAMGWRRGRVIAMIVGESIVLSIFGAALGAGVAIVGSHYITKMPQVNGFLSGHIAPWVLAAGMTIAFFVGLIGAAYPAWRASRLLPSEGLRYE
- a CDS encoding alpha/beta fold hydrolase — encoded protein: MPFADLPPLKVHYQQSGEGADIVLLHGFTSNLSIWMFGGVMEGLADEYRVSAVDMRGHGATNVTPADYTSDVIAADLLRWMDHVQIESAALLGHSFGGVVATHLASLHPDRVRAIILSDAYFPGLQSLEPNMGQASVWTSLRETLLQVDTDIGPVVDFPHLFSIVGSWDDRQRKHLREQLGPIGERWLSSLVRLSGTSAGTDTFATAGLDADRIAATSVPVLALYDEHSPFEATSKFLNERLADCRQAVIPEANHLAPLENPKAIVAETKSFLAELARR